In Penaeus monodon isolate SGIC_2016 chromosome 26, NSTDA_Pmon_1, whole genome shotgun sequence, the following are encoded in one genomic region:
- the LOC119590024 gene encoding prostatic spermine-binding protein-like, translating into MAMMVLFARTSAWDIFDDDDDDDDDDDDDDIDDDDDDDDDDDDDDDDGDGDDDDDDDDGDGDDDDEDDEDDDDEDDDDDDGDDDEDDDGDDDEDDDDDDDDDDDDDDEE; encoded by the exons ATGGCCATGATGGTGCTGTTCGCACGCACCTCGGCCTGGGAcatctttgatgatgatgatgacga tgatgatgatgatgatgacgacgacattgatgatgatgatgatgatgacgacgatgatgatgatgatgacgacgacgggGACggggatgatgacgacgacgacgacgacggggacggggacgacgacgatgaagatgatgaggatgatgatgatgaagatgatgatgatgacgatggtgatgatgatgaggatgatgatggtgatgatgacgaggatgatgatgatgacgatgatgatgacgacgatgatgatgatgaagagtaa